The Microscilla marina ATCC 23134 genome contains the following window.
GCCTTTTCCTCTGTTTTTACCTGCTCTGTGAGGTTTGCCGAAATATCATCTTTATCTTCTAAATTATCTTCCGCTACTTTTTTAGCAGTGGCTTTCGCCGAAGTTTTTTTTGCCCCAGGGGTGGCTTCTTCTTCCTCTACATCTTCTATCACTCCAAAGGCTTGTTCCTGGCGACCTTCGGCATATTCGGGGTTTTGAAACCGAAAAATGCGGGTGTGGAACTTATGCGAGTGCTTGACCGCCAGGCTTCGTCCGCCAGGGTCATCGGCAAAAATATTGGTGTCTGAGAGCACCAGCAAGGTAGGCTGGTCACGGTAGCGCTGAAAGGCTTCGGGTAATATTTCCCGAAGCTCTTCTTTGTTGTATTGAGTGATTTGTGTCATGTTTAAATTGTTATGATTGTTAAAAAAATAATTGTTGGGATTGTTAGATTGTTAAATAGTTCGCAAGGCGCAGTAGAATGGCTTCGCCCAACCATAAAACCATAGAGCCATAAAACCATTTAAAATGGAACAATGAGCCGTAGACAACAACAATTGATTTTTACCCCACGATCGCTCCAACTGCCCGGTTAGCTTTGGGCAACGCCACATAGTACATGCGGAAGCCTACTTCGTGTTGGCGCAAACGAGGGTTGTTTTCAGAGCGCTGCCAGTACATTTTTACTTCGCGGTCGCGTGCCTTAAACATCTCAGAATTTACAAAACCCACGCTGGCAATGCGGTCGGTGCCAGGGTTGTATAAGCTGCCAAAAGCTTTCTTGATGCCAGTGGCGGCATAATAAGGCAAAGAGGTGTATTCGCCGATCATAAAGCCATACAAACGCAGGGGTTGCCCTTCTCTAATATTTGCGTATTGGTCACGAAAGCTTTCGTGGGTAGTAATCAAATCCTGGATGTGGGCAGGCGAAAGAATCAATTCCCTGCCTTGCTTGGGTACATTGTTATCATCCCAGCGTCGCTTGAGATGAGCCACATCACCAGGCACCATACGGTTACGGGTAATCCCATCTTCGCTTACGGCTTCGCCACTGGTAACAATCACCGGAGTGCGCGCGGTATTACTTGCCGGGGCAAAAGCGTGAATGGCTTTGTCGCCCGTTGCCTCGCGCATTGATTCGGTGTGTTTGGTGGTGGTTTCGCCCATTTTATCAATCGAAATGGCGTACAGGGTATCGTCCGACACCGAGGTGTTTTCGGTGTCAAACTTGTCCAGGCTAATAGCCACATCCGAGTCTACATCGTTTACCGTGGCAATGGGGTAAGTACTGTTATTGATGAGCACCTTGGGGTCAGCCCCCAATTCGGTGAGGTGAATCACTTTGTTATTGACCAGATCGCTGCGATCTGGAATGCGATTCATAAATGAAGTATCCTTTCTGAACTTGCGAATTACTTCCCCTGTCCAGATTTCCTTATGAACTCCTGCCATGATTTTTTTTAATATTTAGTGTAAGTGTTTTGAAATAATCGGAAGTCTGATAAAGCTCCTGACTCCCGACTACTGACTAAAAAACTATACTAGGATTAAAGTGATTTTAGGATTTATAGGATTAGCTGAAGCTGAGCTCAGCACAGCAAAGCTGTAGCTTCGGTTGATTAATGTTGGTATTCAGACAATTAGTCAAAGTCCATCCTCAAAACCATTTTTGTTTAAGTATAACTTAGAGCACTGGCTCAGTACCGTATTCCTTGCGGAACAGCTCTTTGTAAAGCACCGGGTTTTCGTTTTTGATCAGCATCAGTTTTCCGGAAACTTGTTGGACAGTTCGCTAAAGCTTAACTCCTCAAAACCAGCATTTGCCCCGGCTTCGTTGCTGGTACCCATAGCCTTGATTTTGTTCACCAGGTTGGGGTGGGTAGGCATATCGGCAAGCGTATCGCGCACCATGTCATAGTTGTCATAGGCGTGGTTAAGCCATTTTTCCTTTTTTACCGGAGCAATTTTACCTTCTTTGATGGCATTCTCTACCAAGGCAATGGCTTCGTGTTTTTTCATTTCGGCTACCTCGTCGTGTAACCTTTTCTTTTCGTTTTCCAGGTTTTCGACATTGGTTTTGTAGCTTTCAATTTTGAGGTCAAGCGATTTAAGGCGTTTGATCTCGTTGCGAAGCCCTTCGACATGGCCAAGAATACCGTCGCGTCCGGCATCGGTGGGTAGCCCACAGGCATTGAGGACAGCGGTCAGGTCGCCTTTATAGCCCAGCACCTCATTACGAAGTTGCTCTGCCTGTTCAGATGTTAAACTCATAGGGTGATTTGTATTTGTAGGTTCAGGTAAAAATTTTATGGGGTATTGATTGAAAATATCAAAGAGGCTTGCCACATCGTTTTCGGCGGCAGCCACCGATGTAGCCATGCTTTTCTTTCTGGGATGTTCAAATACTTCATCCACAAAGCCTTGTCGTTTTGCCTCAGCTGCACTCAGCCAGGTCGTTTGATTCATCATGGCTGATAGCGTATCCACCTTTTGTCCGGTGCGGGTAGCAAGCAGGGTCAGCAACATTTCTTTGACCTGCATCAAGGTTTCGTGTTGCCCTGCCTCGTTGGGGTCAGTGCTGTTTTTGCCCCCAATAAAAGGGTTGTGGAGCATCAATTTGGCAAAATTGCACATGCCTACTTTTTTGCCACACACTGCAATCAGCCCCGCAATGCTGAGGGCAAGCCCGTCTACATAAGTATCAATGCGCACCCCAGGGGTGGTTTGGTTGATGTTGAGAATGGCGGCACAAATAGACAAGCCATCGGTGATTTTACCACCGGGCGAGTTGATGCGTACATTGAGGCGGCGGTACCTTCGGGCAAGCGAGTACAGTTCTTTTGCAAACCGTTGCCCGGAGATACCCTTGCCTTCGTCATCAATGCCGATTTTGTCGTAGAGCAAAATATGGGCAACCTCTCCTGCGGCGTTCCGAATGTCAAAATATTTGTATTCTTCCATGCAGTTTCGTTTAGCTCAGTGCCGTGGCCGTATCGGTGTCAATGTTGTATGTAATCGGTTTCCAGGGGGCATCCCCATCTTCCTGGGCAGCAAGCGCGGCAAACTGTGAAGTGCTCACCGCAGCGAGTTGCACTGCCCCACCCGTGGCATCGGTCACCGTGGTAAGCAGCCCCGGTGCGAGTGTGCGCACATCAGGATTGCTGCCTGTGGTGTTGGTCCCATTTTTCAAGTCCAGTATTTCGGCGCGACTGCCTGCCACGTGGCAATCGCCTGTGTATCTTAAAGCCATCAGTTTTTTTGCTTGTTTGGTTTGGGCAGCTATTAAGCAAGGAATGGACAGAGTAAAAAGAGGGGTTTTATGGGAGTGTAGTTTTTTGGGGCAGGTTGGTAGATGGCAAGGTTGTAGGTAAATTTCATTCGCTAAAAAAGGGGCAAAAGCCCCTTCTTTACTCCACAAATAACTCCCTCGCCAAGTCATACGCCTGGGTGATATAGCCCCGGCTTTCTATCCAGGCGATGGGTGTTTTATCGGCTTTTTGGGCAAGGTGGTACAGTTGCACCTGATACCTTATAGAGAATTGACGATAAAAAGTAGCGTACACCTCCTGGGGTGGTATTCCTTTGGCGATCGCATAAGACTTGATGAGGTGGTCAAAGGCACGGCGGGTATCTACAAAAAGGGTTTGCGAAGGAGCTTTATTGATGGCCGCAAGGTAGACCTTGGCTTCTTCCCTTTCTTGTTCCAAATCGCTGATCCGTTCCTCGTGGTCAATCAGGGTTTCCACGCTTTCTTTGAGGATTTGAAGTTTGTTCTTGCCTTTGGTAAGCGCCTTCAATCGTTTTTCGCATTCCAAAAAATACAACCTAACTTCGCGCCCCTTTTCGGTTTGGGCAAGCATGGCAAAAGACTTGGCGCAGTCAATCGTCAATTGATAGGTTTTGATCTTGCGGGTTACTTGCCTTTTACCTTCCTTTTGAACTTTAACTTCGCGGTTAAAGTTGAAATCTATCCCCTGAGTGAAGTTTTTCTGCAACATTTGTTCGGCTTTTTGTTTGGTAGAATACCCACACCATTGCCAAAATGCCTCAAAGTCTACCGGAAATACCTGGTCGCTTTGTAAGTAAAGCGTGATCTCGTTCATTAAGTCTTTCATTAGTTTTTAGTTTGATTTGTGTTGATTGATCAGTTGTTTTACTTCGTTGCCCAGCGCAGTGATTCTATAAATCTCGCTGCCAAACATTTGTAGTTGCCGGGCTTTGCGCCACAAGCTTTGCAGTTGCCCATGAAGCATCGCCAGGGTATGTGCCGGGTAATCTTTGAAGTTGGCCTGTTGCGCTTCAAGTGCTGACAACTGGTGGCAGATACTGGTGGTCTGGCGGGTAACATTCATCAAATCGGGCTGAGGTTGGGCGCGGGTGCCTGTGCCCTGCGTTTTTTTACGTTTGGCAGCCAGCCACTCCTGATACTGTTCGCCCGTTTTGGCAAAGACCAAACCCTGCCAGCCATTGGCAATCGACTTCCCGATAAGTTCCAGGGCAAAAGCTTCTTCAAACCCCGCCAACTTGTCCAAAATGCGTTGCACACTGAGCACCGATTTGTAGGGCTTTCTGATCTCCGTGCGGTACCTCAGCCAATCGCTCCATGCCTGCTTAAAGTATCCGAAGCGAAGGGCAACTTTATTTCTTTAGGTGCCGCCGTTTTAGGCTTGTTTTTTTTGACCGACTGAGCACTTGTTTTTGATGGCTTTTCTTCCTTGGATGATTCCGTTTTTTCTTTTAAAAGCTTTACATCTGAATCTCTATCTCCTTGATCTTCTATAGTTGATAGATTAGTATTGATTTCATTCAATGACTCATTATGTCGCCATTTTGGCGAGGTAAGGTCGCCAGATTGTCGTTGAACCTCGCCATTTTGGCGGTGCACCTCGCCAGCCTGGCGTGGGTCGCCAATTTGGCGAGGTTCCAGTCGGTCAAAGTTTACTCTCAGTTTTCGGTGGTGTCCATCAAAACTTTGCAGTAGCAAGTATTCATCTTTGATCAACTCGGCAATGTAGCGCTCTACTGACCGCTTGCCAATGTTGAGCGTGGTAGTAAAGTGCTCGTTGGAGGCAATGCAACCAAGGGGCAATTGTTCCAATAAAGAAATTTCCACAAGCAGGTTTTTTGCCACTGGGTTGAGGTGTTTGTCCAGCCAGATGCTGGCAGGGTAAAAGAAGCCTTCAAACGCCGGGAGGCGGGCGGGGTTCAGTTCTTTTACTGTGGTGAAGTTCTTTGAAGTTGTTTGTTCGCTTGTTTTCATGGAAGTTTTAGATAAGTAAGGAGTTGTGGTTAAAAAAACTCCCCAACAATGATTCGTTGGGGAGGGGTAACAGCATCCTATGCCACCACCATGGCATACGTTTGCCTGAGCTCACTCAGGTACTGCCCTAGACTGCTGCGTTCATGGTGTTCACAAGGAATCAGGTAAGGAATCAAGCCCTCCAGTTCGCCGCTGTATTGCCAGTAACTAATCAGCATTTCAGCTTCGTCGTGGGTGAGTTCGTCGCCCCCGCCTTCCAGGTGCATGGCTTCTGTATAAGCCCTTCGCTCATAAAAAGAAGTACCCGCCCCGGCAAAATCTGCCACTGACCAAATACCCGGAGTGGGCTCAAAGTCCATGCGCCAGACGGTACCGTGGTGCACATAATAAAGCGTGTTGCCATGCCGCCCCACATAATGGTACCTGGCGTGTTGCAAACGGTGGTAAGGGTAGAGTATCCCGTTAAAACTCAGGTGATTGATGACAGGATTTTGCCAACGCTCTACTATACACGAATGGCGGTGGGCATCATAACTTTGTACCTGCCCTACACCCAATGCCGGATAAGTGACATCCTCTACCCACAAACCCAACATCTGGTTTGGGTTTCTTGTGGAAATTGTTGAGTTTTGCATATAAATATGATTTAATATAGTTACCCCGTTTGAGTGCTTTCGGTCTCCAAACTAAAAGGCACTTTGGCGGGGCTTTTTTATTTGTAATTGTGTAATGCAAGTATAAACAATAGTGATGGGTAATCGTAGGGAAACGAGGAGAAAGAGTGGGGTAATTGACAACCTTTTATTCACCTCAGTAGTTATTGAGTGCAAAACCAGGCACTTTCAGTGCATTACATTTAGTATTGCGAAAAAATCGATTAGTTTGTGTTTATGACACATGAAAAAAAAGGTCATTTTTTCAAAACTCCTGTTTGATAAACTTTTGGTTAATGTTGCGAGGATTTTTGATGTTCATTATTGCTGAACTTTTAGTAGGAAATGATACATCTACTCAACCCTCCAATCTTCTTTTCAGCTATGGATAGATTACCTTCTAAATCTAACCACCTCAAGCTTTTAAGGTTGCTAACCTCAGAGGGGAGTTCCTCAAGCTCATTGAAGCTTAAATTTAGAGTTTCCAGGTTTTTTAATGAACAAATCCCAATGGGCAATGTTTTGAGTTGATTAGAGTCTAAGTATAATACTTTTAAATGCTTTGTTTTCCATTTCTCTTCTGGCAAATAAGTCAGTTGATTGTCAGATAATCTTAACTCTCTTAAATCTTTCAAATTCACTATTTCGTTAGGTAACAGGGCTAATTTATTTTTGGGGACATATAAACCCTGTAGATTTTTTAGCTGGCCTATTTCGGGAGGTAAATCGCTTAATTGATTCTTATCTAGCCCTAACATAAATAATTCTTTCAGCTCACCTATTTCGGGAGGTAATGCCGATAACTGATTACTGTACAAGTAAAGTTCTTCTAAATGTTTAAGTTTTTTGATTTCAGGGGGCAGGTTTTTTATTTGATTTTTGCTTAACCATAAAACTTCCAGGTTCTTCAATTCAAAAATTTCAGGAGGTAGCTCAGTTAAGTTATTATTACCCAAAGACAAGCTTCGTAAATTCTGTAAAGATGATGGATTTAATGATAAAGTTGTGATTGGATTGTCAGAGATATTCAAATATACCAGCTCTTTCAAGCTATTTACCTCCTTTGGCAAGGTAGTGAACTGATTGCCTGATAAATTTAGGTGTCTAAGATTTTTTAAGTGAGTGATTTTTGTTGGCAAATAAGCCAGCTGATTGTTTCTCAAATCCAGCTTTTGTAGCCTTCTTAACCTCCCAATACCAGAAGGCAAGGAACTAAGTCCTGTGTCGCCTAGAGCTAAGTCCTGTAAACTCGCTAGAGAGAAGATTTCATCTGGAAACGTTGAAAAAGGATTATGATCCAAATGTAGGTTAATTACATTTTGCAGTAGCTTAAATTCTGTTGGTAATGTTGTAAGGTTATTACCATCTAAACCAATGTACTTCATTTGTTGCAACTGCCCAACCTCAGGTGGCAAATATTCTACCCCTTTGCTACTTAAACCAAGCGTATCAGTTGTGTATAACTCTTTAATGTGCTGAGAATTCAAAACATTTATTTTTTTCTCGAAATTCCATTGATATAAAATCGAGTAGCCATTTAAATATTTTTTTAGAAAAGGAGCCTTTTTAACCAAATTCAACGCTTCCTCAATTATGGCTCTATCACCAGAACTCATCTGTTGTAGAAACCTTTGCTTGATATTATCTTTGTTCATAAGAAAAAAAGTTACCTGCCAAACAACACATTAGAATGAAATATCATACAACAAATCTGAAAAAGGTATTAACTCATTAGTCACAATATTGTATCCATAAGCTGCTTGGTTTTCTTGGCTTTTCATTTGTTCTTCTTTCCAGTTATTAATTTCTTCATCATGATAATTAGCATAATTAAGCAACGCCAGGTAGGATACTTTTGCTGAAGCGGAAGTTGTCTTAAGTAATTTTTTTTTGATAACCTGTTGGAGTTGAGTATCTTCTTGTATTCTCCTTTTCATTGGTTCTGCAAAATATTTATAATGATATTTAGCCTCACTGTAGTTTTCTAAAACTCTATCAAAAAAACCTACCACTCTATCTGCCTGGCTAAATAGAAACTTAATATGAAATTCTACATCATCATCATTATGCCTTTGTTTGGGTTTAATTTTTTCATAAGTCTCCTTCAGAATATCAGCCTCAGGCCAGCCTATACAGAGTGCTACCAATTTTCCTTTATTTAGCTTATATCCCAAATCTACTTGATGCATTTTCTCTTTAACAATTGGATCATTGATGAAGTTTTTGCCCAACACGTTGGCTGCATAAACCCTTTTGTCCCGATGATGTGAATCTATCAATCTCAATGCTATTTTTCGTAAAACTTTGCTTTTAGGTGCAGTTCTGTTGAGAAAATCGATTATTTCTATATCAGTGATAGTTTCTTGATTATCATTGATGTAATCTATGATGTAAGGATAAGAAGGAGATAATTTGCCTGAGTTTATTGCCAACTGCTTCCAAAAATCCTCAACGTCATTATCTAATGGGTTGTCGTCTAATAGCTTTGTTATATCATTATTTATAACATTCATGACATAATCAAAATTCTCAATCAATAGTGAAGTGATGATCAGTGATTGATTATCAATATCAAGACCCCCAAATAATTTAGGAGTTGTTTTAAAATTTGTGCCTTTTTCTTGTAATTGGAAGTAAATGTCTAATTTCTGGGAGATCAAATAACCACAAAAAGCTATCCGTCTTTGTCCTTCACTATTCAAGCTGCCTCTATGAAAAATGCTATCCTTACAAATTGTCAAAACTTTGCCTTCATCAAGGTATTTCAATGCCTTGAAATAATTAATAGCAATAGTAGTTCTTAAATTATAATCTCCCTCTTTTGCATAAAGACTTAATTGTTCCAGTACCTTTTTTTCTACGGGAGTACTTTCTGATATTTTCTCAATTAGTTGCAGTCTTAGATTTGCTTTTAGTGGTAAAGAATCAGAGAATCGTTTATCTGAATCAGGTAGTTGATGATCAAAGAATTCGATAAGTAGACTTTGCCTATAGGCCTCATTAGTTAGCTTTGAAAAGATAAACTCCTTGACATTTTTATTTTTTGTAAAATTCTTAGTAAGAATGTGTATTACATCATTATAATCTTGTATCGCAAACAAATCCTTTGGCAGAAGGGTTAATTCTTCCAGTACAAACCTATCGAGTATATATTCTTGAAAATATTCTTTATCCAATTCAATGAAAGGTTTAACTGCTTTTGCTCTTTTAGATATATTGCGATCAAAAATAATGGTTTCTAAAATATTTATGCCTTCTTTTGGTGCATCACTGTACACTTGACTTATAAAACCAGCCGCGTCAGCATTACTACTATTAAGGGTTAAAAAATAATTCTTCAAAAAATGCATAACTTCCTCATCATCCTTCCACCCCATCAAAAGAGCATTCACATACCAGTCGCTATGACCGTGCTCTTCAATATTCTTCATCAAAAACTTTTTTGCTTTAACATTTTTTGATATTAAACATAGGTAGATTTTAGGGAATACATAGTAATCCTTCTTTTCATCCAGATAAGCATCAATGCTAGGTATTAACTTGACATTTCCTTGAAAGTAATGCATTAATTGTGGAGCCCAATTTGTTTCATGACCATAAAAAGTCTTTCTAACATCTTCTTTTTGAAGTTCTGTGACTATTCGATCTACTACTTTTGGTGAGTTATTGTAACAATGAAAAAGAATTTTCCAGGCAGCTTCTTTGCCTAATACTTTGTCTGTGTAATCAACACTAGCATCAACAGATGTTAAACAGATTTCTAATAATTCTTTATCGTTGCCCCAACCGTCCATCAATACAAATAAAAATATGTTATCAAGAGTATCACTCCCACTATATTTGTCTACAAGATTTAGTAATTCTTCTGGTGATTGTATTTTCAGGAATACTTTTAATTTCATCCAAAATAGGTAAACAATGGGGTGTCTGCTACTTGCAAACTTTTGTACATATAATTTTTGTATATTTTCTTCTACTCCATCTGTAATAAT
Protein-coding sequences here:
- a CDS encoding leucine-rich repeat domain-containing protein, with the protein product MNKDNIKQRFLQQMSSGDRAIIEEALNLVKKAPFLKKYLNGYSILYQWNFEKKINVLNSQHIKELYTTDTLGLSSKGVEYLPPEVGQLQQMKYIGLDGNNLTTLPTEFKLLQNVINLHLDHNPFSTFPDEIFSLASLQDLALGDTGLSSLPSGIGRLRRLQKLDLRNNQLAYLPTKITHLKNLRHLNLSGNQFTTLPKEVNSLKELVYLNISDNPITTLSLNPSSLQNLRSLSLGNNNLTELPPEIFELKNLEVLWLSKNQIKNLPPEIKKLKHLEELYLYSNQLSALPPEIGELKELFMLGLDKNQLSDLPPEIGQLKNLQGLYVPKNKLALLPNEIVNLKDLRELRLSDNQLTYLPEEKWKTKHLKVLYLDSNQLKTLPIGICSLKNLETLNLSFNELEELPSEVSNLKSLRWLDLEGNLSIAEKKIGGLSRCIISY
- a CDS encoding antA/AntB antirepressor family protein, with product MKDLMNEITLYLQSDQVFPVDFEAFWQWCGYSTKQKAEQMLQKNFTQGIDFNFNREVKVQKEGKRQVTRKIKTYQLTIDCAKSFAMLAQTEKGREVRLYFLECEKRLKALTKGKNKLQILKESVETLIDHEERISDLEQEREEAKVYLAAINKAPSQTLFVDTRRAFDHLIKSYAIAKGIPPQEVYATFYRQFSIRYQVQLYHLAQKADKTPIAWIESRGYITQAYDLARELFVE
- a CDS encoding ATP-dependent Clp protease proteolytic subunit; this translates as MEEYKYFDIRNAAGEVAHILLYDKIGIDDEGKGISGQRFAKELYSLARRYRRLNVRINSPGGKITDGLSICAAILNINQTTPGVRIDTYVDGLALSIAGLIAVCGKKVGMCNFAKLMLHNPFIGGKNSTDPNEAGQHETLMQVKEMLLTLLATRTGQKVDTLSAMMNQTTWLSAAEAKRQGFVDEVFEHPRKKSMATSVAAAENDVASLFDIFNQYPIKFLPEPTNTNHPMSLTSEQAEQLRNEVLGYKGDLTAVLNACGLPTDAGRDGILGHVEGLRNEIKRLKSLDLKIESYKTNVENLENEKKRLHDEVAEMKKHEAIALVENAIKEGKIAPVKKEKWLNHAYDNYDMVRDTLADMPTHPNLVNKIKAMGTSNEAGANAGFEELSFSELSNKFPEN